A region of Reichenbachiella carrageenanivorans DNA encodes the following proteins:
- a CDS encoding alpha/beta hydrolase, whose translation MADSKFKTTELSDPQFGMDGLRFITVKTPNLKGRGDLCVFVPKGENLKDLPIVTLLHGVYGSAWIWTMKGGAHQTTQRLIDEQKIKPMILAMPSDGLWGDGSGYLPHSGLDFEKWIAEDVPAAVIENIPEASADSPRFIGGLSMGGYGALRIGAKYANRYRGISGHSSITELNQMALFVEEPLSAYFQTEERDESVFFTLKDNQASLPPLRFDCGADDLLIEHNRELSALLTQHNIKHIYEEFEGGHQWEYWQTHLVDTLLFFDKTTR comes from the coding sequence ATGGCTGATTCAAAATTCAAAACCACGGAGCTGTCCGATCCGCAATTCGGAATGGACGGCTTACGTTTCATCACAGTGAAGACTCCCAACCTCAAAGGACGTGGAGACCTCTGCGTATTCGTACCCAAAGGGGAAAACCTCAAAGACCTGCCGATTGTCACGCTACTACACGGCGTGTATGGCAGTGCCTGGATATGGACGATGAAGGGTGGTGCACACCAAACCACCCAACGACTGATCGACGAGCAAAAAATCAAGCCCATGATCTTGGCGATGCCCTCCGATGGGCTCTGGGGTGATGGTTCTGGCTACCTACCACACTCGGGATTGGATTTCGAAAAGTGGATTGCCGAAGATGTGCCTGCGGCCGTTATTGAGAACATTCCAGAAGCTTCGGCCGACTCACCACGCTTCATCGGCGGACTGTCCATGGGCGGCTATGGTGCGCTGCGGATAGGTGCCAAATATGCCAACCGCTATCGCGGCATCTCGGGGCACAGCTCCATTACCGAGCTCAATCAGATGGCGCTATTCGTAGAAGAACCACTTTCGGCCTATTTTCAAACTGAAGAAAGGGACGAATCTGTATTTTTCACCCTCAAGGACAACCAAGCCTCGCTCCCTCCGCTGCGCTTCGACTGCGGTGCCGATGATCTACTCATCGAGCACAACCGCGAACTGTCTGCCCTGCTCACCCAACACAACATCAAGCACATCTACGAAGAATTCGAAGGCGGCCACCAATGGGAATACTGGCAAACCCATCTGGTAGACACGCTGCTATTTTTCGATAAAACCACACGCTAG
- a CDS encoding NAD(P)/FAD-dependent oxidoreductase has protein sequence MSNINKKCLIIGASHAGVNCAFALRKEGWEGEIHLYDKDPVLPYHRPPLSKAYLTSDDKIERHSLKSIESYEKENIQLHLGIGVETIDWKQKTIELNNGESMAYDKLVMATGARPLIPPIAGLDTAKHVYPLRTAADVEHIRKALGAGVGKRAVIIGGGYIGLEIAASLKKIGAKVTVLEREERVLARVTASEMSVFFQQLHAEEGVDVLTQKNVVSIISEGECNVVQCTDGSQFTADLIVIGVGIKVNLELAKAAGLEVENGIKVNAQAQTSDPDIYAIGDCSYHHNPIYDRWIRLESVQHAVDQSKVAAASIMNKTVIYNSIPWFWSDQYDVKLQMVGLSEGYDDLLIRREEGKRKFSVWYFKGDRLLAVDAVNNAKAYVIGTKFIKEGILLDKAKLVDSTVPLKPTELMSA, from the coding sequence ATGTCCAATATCAATAAAAAGTGCCTGATCATTGGTGCCAGTCATGCCGGGGTAAACTGTGCATTTGCTTTGCGTAAAGAAGGGTGGGAAGGAGAGATTCATCTGTACGACAAAGATCCCGTATTGCCCTATCACCGTCCGCCGTTGTCCAAGGCCTATTTGACTAGCGATGACAAGATTGAAAGACATTCACTCAAATCGATCGAAAGCTACGAAAAGGAGAATATCCAACTCCACTTAGGTATAGGAGTAGAAACCATAGATTGGAAACAGAAAACTATTGAGCTGAACAATGGCGAATCAATGGCTTATGACAAATTGGTGATGGCCACTGGAGCCAGACCTCTTATCCCGCCAATTGCTGGCTTAGATACTGCAAAGCATGTGTACCCATTGCGGACAGCCGCTGATGTGGAGCATATCCGAAAAGCTCTTGGTGCTGGCGTTGGAAAACGAGCTGTCATTATCGGTGGGGGATATATAGGTTTGGAGATCGCAGCATCCTTGAAAAAAATTGGAGCTAAAGTGACAGTGCTGGAGCGAGAAGAAAGAGTGCTGGCACGAGTCACGGCTTCAGAGATGTCGGTGTTTTTTCAACAGTTACATGCCGAAGAAGGAGTAGATGTGCTTACACAAAAAAACGTGGTGTCGATTATTTCAGAAGGCGAATGCAATGTGGTGCAATGTACAGATGGAAGTCAGTTTACAGCAGACCTCATTGTAATTGGCGTAGGAATTAAGGTGAATTTGGAATTGGCGAAAGCCGCTGGGTTAGAGGTTGAAAACGGAATCAAAGTCAATGCTCAAGCGCAAACCAGCGATCCAGATATATATGCTATAGGTGATTGTAGTTATCATCACAATCCGATCTATGACCGATGGATACGCTTAGAGTCTGTACAGCATGCCGTGGATCAATCCAAAGTAGCTGCAGCCTCTATTATGAATAAAACAGTGATTTATAACAGTATACCCTGGTTTTGGAGCGATCAGTACGATGTGAAATTGCAGATGGTGGGATTGTCAGAGGGCTATGACGACCTGCTCATTAGAAGAGAAGAAGGAAAACGGAAGTTTTCAGTTTGGTATTTCAAAGGCGATCGGTTATTGGCCGTAGATGCGGTCAACAATGCCAAGGCTTATGTGATAGGCACTAAGTTTATCAAAGAAGGAATATTGCTAGATAAAGCCAAACTGGTAGACTCAACCGTTCCACTGAAACCCACCGAGTTGATGTCGGCTTAG
- a CDS encoding glycoside hydrolase family 117 protein translates to MKSYKNPLRCGNGLVALGMCLLFACQPPKKEGAPLENDTTGFPWDIPQTRPDRPLSEAMDRLYSDYRTPRPEDNELYSSFAYTPLEGFDYHDGDGTVSRRDPSKVIFENGQYYVWYTKRDTQTPPVGWGNADQSTEVIPSTDWDLAEIWYATSKDGFRWEERGVAVSRPDKPAVGWRSVSTPDVLKFGGKYYLYYQGFMEASGKKGDHCPVTASYADSPDGPWTPVGKIVVENGEPGTWDQYSIHDPYPLVYKGKIYLYYKAAFGDRPDYLVANGLAIADNPLGPFEKHPLNPVLNSSHETAYFPFEEGIATLVTRNGNESNTIQYAPDGVNFKIAAVSALLPLAAGPYVPDAFDSQANGRGITWGLCHFTNYGNDWGKDYSVLARFDCDLSLDLDDKKLKQTQTKLRPEVYFSKELTKEQKVARQSIRP, encoded by the coding sequence ATGAAAAGCTATAAAAACCCATTAAGGTGCGGGAATGGTTTGGTTGCCTTGGGGATGTGTCTATTGTTCGCTTGCCAGCCCCCAAAAAAGGAAGGCGCTCCATTAGAAAATGACACGACGGGCTTTCCCTGGGATATCCCGCAGACCCGCCCGGATCGACCGCTCAGTGAAGCTATGGATCGACTCTATAGTGACTATCGGACGCCACGTCCAGAGGACAACGAGCTCTACTCCAGTTTTGCCTATACACCACTAGAGGGGTTCGATTATCACGATGGAGATGGCACCGTTTCCCGAAGAGACCCTTCTAAGGTGATTTTTGAAAATGGCCAATACTACGTGTGGTATACCAAGCGTGATACTCAAACGCCACCTGTTGGTTGGGGCAATGCCGACCAGTCTACCGAGGTGATCCCGTCTACCGATTGGGATTTGGCAGAGATATGGTATGCCACCAGCAAGGATGGTTTTCGTTGGGAGGAGCGAGGAGTAGCTGTATCGCGGCCTGACAAACCAGCCGTGGGTTGGCGGTCTGTTTCCACACCTGATGTTTTGAAATTCGGAGGTAAATATTACTTGTACTATCAGGGTTTTATGGAAGCCAGTGGCAAAAAAGGAGACCATTGTCCTGTCACCGCTTCTTATGCAGACTCGCCCGATGGGCCATGGACACCTGTTGGTAAAATAGTGGTTGAAAATGGTGAGCCAGGTACGTGGGATCAATATTCCATTCATGATCCTTACCCACTGGTTTACAAAGGAAAAATATATTTGTATTATAAAGCCGCCTTTGGAGATCGTCCAGATTACTTGGTGGCCAATGGGCTAGCCATAGCCGATAATCCCCTGGGGCCATTCGAAAAGCATCCGCTCAATCCAGTGCTCAACTCTAGTCATGAGACGGCCTATTTCCCCTTTGAGGAAGGCATCGCCACGCTCGTTACACGCAATGGCAACGAGAGCAACACCATCCAGTATGCGCCTGATGGGGTCAACTTCAAAATCGCTGCGGTATCGGCATTGCTGCCTTTGGCCGCTGGTCCGTATGTGCCCGATGCTTTCGATAGCCAGGCCAATGGCCGAGGGATCACTTGGGGGCTTTGTCATTTTACGAACTACGGCAATGATTGGGGTAAAGATTATAGCGTGCTTGCACGTTTTGATTGTGATCTGAGTTTGGACTTGGATGACAAAAAATTGAAGCAAACACAAACCAAGCTGCGACCAGAGGTGTATTTTTCTAAAGAGCTTACGAAGGAGCAAAAAGTAGCAAGACAAAGCATACGCCCCTAA
- a CDS encoding cytochrome P450, whose translation MKKSALPDPFAQAREAKGYGTVEDQNDPVTMLLRLKDVRKTAKDTKTFQSGAVPGRIVVPSEVSIRDTRQIPFEVDPPMHGEYRALLEDWFKRPEQPTYRESLEEIITELVDEALQMDSLEVMEQFALKLQSRALTLLLNIPYEESEIWIDWGMHVFRSEESALDGSKAAILYDYIDEQIDKAIASLGDDLYSTLLRSEIEGRKMTKEEVKGVMILTFAGGRDTVINAVTNSIAYFAEHPESLARLDAEPEMTTHAVEELVRYFSPLTHMGRVVTEDTQVCEHAVKADSRVSLCWASANRDASTFENPNEVILDRKMNPHVAFGFGIHKCLGATHARQVLRTLLAVLAAKVKKIEILDYKENIEDWEEFQRKVGYDSIRVRFEGK comes from the coding sequence ATGAAAAAAAGCGCACTGCCCGACCCATTCGCACAAGCCCGAGAAGCCAAAGGCTATGGCACAGTAGAGGATCAAAACGATCCCGTCACTATGCTACTCCGTCTCAAAGACGTCCGCAAGACAGCCAAGGACACGAAGACATTTCAGTCTGGTGCTGTTCCAGGACGGATCGTGGTGCCATCGGAGGTAAGTATCCGAGATACTCGTCAGATTCCCTTCGAGGTAGATCCACCGATGCACGGTGAGTATCGGGCTTTGTTGGAGGACTGGTTCAAGCGACCCGAGCAGCCAACATATCGCGAGAGTTTGGAAGAGATCATCACTGAATTGGTAGATGAAGCGCTGCAAATGGATAGCCTCGAAGTTATGGAGCAATTTGCCCTGAAGTTACAGTCACGTGCACTCACACTGCTACTCAATATCCCCTACGAAGAATCCGAAATCTGGATCGATTGGGGTATGCATGTGTTTAGAAGTGAAGAATCTGCATTGGACGGCAGCAAAGCAGCCATTCTCTATGATTACATAGATGAGCAAATAGACAAAGCCATAGCAAGCCTGGGCGATGATTTGTATTCGACATTACTGCGTTCAGAAATAGAAGGTCGCAAGATGACCAAAGAGGAAGTGAAAGGGGTAATGATCCTCACCTTTGCAGGAGGCCGTGATACGGTTATCAATGCCGTAACCAATTCGATAGCGTATTTTGCAGAACATCCAGAGTCATTGGCTCGTCTCGATGCCGAACCAGAAATGACCACTCATGCGGTAGAAGAATTGGTGCGATACTTTTCGCCTTTGACACACATGGGACGGGTGGTCACTGAGGACACTCAGGTTTGCGAACACGCCGTAAAAGCAGATAGCCGCGTCTCACTTTGTTGGGCTAGCGCCAACCGAGATGCAAGTACCTTCGAAAATCCAAACGAAGTCATATTGGATAGAAAAATGAACCCACATGTGGCCTTTGGGTTTGGGATTCATAAGTGCTTGGGAGCTACGCACGCTCGACAGGTGCTAAGAACTTTGCTAGCAGTACTTGCCGCCAAAGTGAAGAAGATTGAAATATTAGACTACAAAGAAAATATCGAAGACTGGGAAGAATTTCAGCGCAAGGTCGGATATGATAGCATCCGAGTAAGGTTTGAAGGGAAATAA
- a CDS encoding Zn-dependent alcohol dehydrogenase: MAIQSKAAIAKGDGSFIIDTVAVAAPQADEILIKVKAAGLCHTDHDSLTWGKPIVMGHEGAGIIEKLGSEVADFQVGDKVILNWATPCMTCFQCQEGNQHICENNSPVTAGGNGYTPGHAHLAGTQWNGQPIERSFNIGTLSEYTLVKASACVKLSSDMPMPSASIISCGVMTGYGSVINSAKLAAGSSAVILGTGGVGLNVIQGARISGAAQIIAIDINPERLEMAKKFGATHTILADQADRGLMQAAEQVKAMTEGRGADYAFECTAIPALGAAPLAMIRNAGTAIQVSGIEEEITIDMRLFEWDKIYINPLYGKCRPQVDFPKLVNLYDKGDLMLDEMITRTYPLNKLQEAFDDMLAGRNAKGVIVFD, translated from the coding sequence ATGGCCATTCAATCCAAAGCAGCAATAGCCAAGGGAGACGGGAGTTTCATCATCGACACGGTGGCAGTCGCCGCCCCCCAAGCCGATGAAATACTAATAAAAGTGAAAGCAGCAGGCCTTTGTCACACCGACCACGATTCGCTCACTTGGGGCAAACCCATCGTGATGGGGCACGAAGGTGCAGGAATCATCGAGAAATTGGGAAGTGAAGTAGCCGATTTCCAAGTCGGAGACAAGGTCATTCTCAATTGGGCCACGCCTTGCATGACTTGCTTCCAGTGTCAGGAAGGCAACCAGCACATTTGCGAAAATAATTCTCCGGTCACGGCTGGTGGCAATGGCTATACGCCAGGGCACGCACATCTGGCAGGCACCCAGTGGAATGGCCAACCGATTGAGCGCTCATTCAATATCGGAACGCTCTCCGAGTACACTTTGGTAAAAGCATCTGCTTGCGTGAAGCTATCTAGCGACATGCCCATGCCCTCGGCGAGCATCATTAGCTGTGGTGTGATGACAGGCTACGGCTCGGTGATCAACTCTGCCAAACTAGCGGCTGGCAGTTCAGCCGTGATCCTCGGCACAGGCGGCGTAGGACTCAACGTGATCCAAGGGGCTCGCATCTCAGGAGCAGCCCAAATCATCGCCATCGATATCAACCCAGAGCGATTGGAAATGGCCAAAAAATTTGGGGCAACCCATACCATATTGGCTGACCAAGCAGACCGAGGCTTAATGCAAGCCGCCGAACAAGTAAAAGCCATGACCGAAGGCCGAGGCGCGGATTATGCTTTTGAGTGTACGGCCATCCCAGCACTAGGCGCGGCACCACTAGCCATGATCCGTAATGCCGGCACGGCCATACAGGTAAGCGGTATCGAAGAAGAAATAACTATCGATATGCGGCTCTTCGAATGGGACAAAATTTACATCAATCCCCTTTACGGAAAATGTAGACCTCAGGTAGATTTTCCTAAATTGGTAAACTTGTATGACAAGGGCGACCTGATGCTGGACGAAATGATCACCCGCACCTACCCGCTCAACAAGCTGCAAGAGGCCTTCGACGACATGCTCGCAGGCAGAAATGCAAAAGGCGTAATCGTATTTGACTAA
- a CDS encoding tetratricopeptide repeat protein, with the protein MTEKKVYRLLKFKKAYLMMLFCLLIHNGFSQTNSKSNELWIYQNQEDSLTERLTKNWNNSLESGDTLSAIKSLNQLASIYCNRVNYSKSYDGYWKALLLADQSDDAASKAISYNGLAILYSLYERREEALKYYLLALDINRDLVNRGTLDQAALNENYFPLAVHYKYEHNPELAHKYLDSCELLLPTDVVGLFTAVERAHLFVQEKKFNRADKIFNQIEKQITENSPDFTPILYSYIGDLHAGRQAHEQATAYYIKSIAAAKKHLTHLNFVPDVYEKLSAIMSLRGNPKQANEYLKLANQINEYLYSSRSPNNQYLLEIKDEYRLEKERNERVTQERRLRTLEQEQQISNLKIFLLVVSIGLLFSVGFFLFKYWRTKHKTEKRTIELERQKEAEKSREILSVKNKELTLSTLQLIAKDELLSNLKNGLKQIQKETDSKVAGKLMKEIGLNKDQSWLEFEKRFSAVNNDFYKKVKNQFPDLTPYDLKICALLKLDFTGKEMATLLGISAESAQTSRYRLRKKLGLKKEDNLVDFMNEI; encoded by the coding sequence ATGACTGAGAAAAAAGTATATAGACTTCTGAAGTTCAAAAAAGCCTATTTGATGATGCTATTTTGTTTATTAATCCATAATGGATTTTCACAGACAAACAGCAAATCCAACGAGCTATGGATCTATCAAAATCAAGAAGATTCATTGACTGAAAGGTTAACTAAGAATTGGAACAATTCGCTAGAATCAGGAGATACACTTTCTGCCATCAAATCACTCAATCAGCTCGCAAGTATCTATTGCAATCGAGTGAATTACTCAAAATCTTACGACGGATATTGGAAGGCATTGCTTTTAGCAGATCAAAGTGATGATGCCGCATCAAAAGCCATCAGCTACAACGGTCTTGCCATTCTATACAGCCTGTATGAGCGACGAGAAGAAGCTCTCAAATATTACCTGCTTGCTCTAGATATCAATCGCGATTTAGTAAATCGAGGAACCTTGGATCAAGCCGCCTTGAATGAAAATTATTTTCCGCTAGCCGTTCATTATAAGTATGAGCACAATCCCGAATTGGCTCATAAATATCTGGACAGTTGTGAGTTGCTTCTACCAACCGATGTCGTTGGTTTATTTACAGCAGTTGAGAGAGCTCATTTGTTTGTGCAGGAGAAGAAGTTTAATCGAGCGGATAAAATATTTAACCAAATAGAAAAGCAAATCACTGAAAACAGCCCTGACTTTACACCCATTCTTTATTCCTATATAGGTGATTTGCATGCTGGGCGGCAAGCGCATGAGCAAGCCACTGCTTATTACATAAAATCCATTGCTGCAGCTAAAAAACACTTGACCCATCTCAATTTCGTACCGGATGTTTATGAAAAGCTGTCTGCGATTATGAGTCTTCGGGGCAACCCCAAGCAGGCCAATGAATATCTGAAACTAGCCAATCAGATCAACGAATATTTGTATAGCAGCAGAAGCCCAAACAACCAATACCTGCTCGAAATCAAAGATGAGTATAGGCTTGAAAAAGAAAGAAATGAACGTGTGACCCAGGAACGTCGACTACGCACATTGGAACAAGAACAGCAAATTTCTAATTTGAAAATTTTCCTTTTGGTGGTGTCTATTGGACTTCTGTTTTCCGTTGGATTTTTTCTGTTCAAATATTGGCGAACGAAGCACAAAACCGAAAAAAGGACCATAGAACTAGAACGGCAAAAGGAAGCTGAAAAGTCGCGTGAGATTCTCTCAGTCAAGAACAAGGAACTGACACTCTCCACACTACAGCTTATAGCCAAAGATGAATTGCTATCTAACCTAAAGAACGGATTGAAGCAAATTCAAAAAGAAACTGATTCTAAGGTAGCAGGAAAATTGATGAAGGAGATTGGTCTCAATAAGGATCAAAGTTGGCTAGAATTTGAAAAGCGATTCTCTGCCGTCAACAATGACTTTTACAAAAAGGTAAAAAACCAATTCCCTGACCTTACACCATACGATCTGAAAATATGTGCTTTGCTCAAGCTAGATTTCACTGGCAAAGAAATGGCCACGCTGCTCGGCATCTCGGCCGAGAGCGCGCAGACTTCCAGATACAGATTGAGAAAAAAGCTTGGGCTGAAAAAAGAAGATAATTTGGTTGATTTTATGAATGAGATTTAG
- a CDS encoding 2Fe-2S iron-sulfur cluster-binding protein has product MAKITFITSDNEEIVAEATSGTVMELAKENNVNGIDGDCGGVCSCATCHVHVAEEDFEKVGAPGEIEADMLELEDNYNERSRLCCQIDMSDAIDGVTLYVAN; this is encoded by the coding sequence ATGGCAAAAATTACATTCATCACCAGCGACAATGAAGAGATAGTCGCAGAAGCCACATCAGGCACAGTCATGGAATTGGCAAAGGAAAACAACGTAAATGGTATAGACGGAGACTGTGGTGGCGTTTGCTCCTGTGCTACTTGCCATGTGCATGTGGCAGAGGAAGACTTTGAAAAAGTAGGAGCGCCTGGCGAAATAGAAGCCGACATGCTGGAGCTAGAAGATAACTATAATGAACGTAGCCGCCTTTGTTGCCAAATCGATATGAGCGACGCTATCGATGGTGTGACACTATATGTAGCTAATTAA
- a CDS encoding AraC family transcriptional regulator — MKAVLEQVAITEQQSIRAFRYSKKGFDAPWHFHPEYELTWVVKSTGIRYVGNNISDFSEGDLVMLGSNLPHCWKNGEEHTGESESVVIQWRRDLIGDLPVFKHIHELMDRCQRGLCIHLADREDIVSRIQKVLVVDGLHQYLQFVELLDYMASHARYDYIAGASYSYDGTSATTSRLETVQSYVKDHYKDKIKLSEVAEKLSMSEQAFSRFFSKTMSKPFFVFLNEYRVNISSRLILETDLQMAEIAYQCGYESLPFFYKQFKKFKGYTPLEFRKMYWRI, encoded by the coding sequence ATGAAAGCTGTATTAGAACAAGTTGCCATTACCGAACAGCAAAGTATTCGCGCCTTTAGGTATTCGAAAAAGGGCTTTGATGCGCCCTGGCATTTTCATCCAGAGTACGAGTTGACTTGGGTGGTGAAGAGTACGGGTATCCGATATGTGGGCAACAATATCTCGGATTTCAGCGAAGGAGATCTGGTGATGCTCGGTAGTAATCTACCACACTGTTGGAAAAACGGTGAAGAGCATACAGGAGAGAGTGAGTCTGTGGTGATCCAATGGCGAAGGGACTTGATCGGTGATTTGCCAGTCTTCAAACACATCCACGAACTGATGGACCGTTGTCAGCGGGGATTGTGCATCCATCTAGCAGATCGTGAGGATATCGTGTCTCGTATACAAAAGGTGCTGGTCGTCGATGGCCTCCATCAGTATTTGCAGTTTGTGGAGTTGTTAGACTATATGGCCAGCCATGCCCGCTACGACTATATCGCTGGTGCATCCTACTCCTACGACGGCACCAGCGCCACCACCAGCAGATTGGAAACGGTGCAGTCCTATGTCAAAGATCACTACAAGGACAAAATCAAGCTATCCGAAGTAGCCGAAAAGCTCAGCATGAGTGAGCAGGCATTCTCGCGTTTTTTCAGCAAGACGATGAGCAAGCCCTTCTTCGTCTTCCTCAACGAATACCGGGTAAATATCTCCAGCCGGCTTATCCTAGAGACCGACCTCCAAATGGCCGAAATCGCCTACCAGTGCGGCTATGAAAGCCTGCCTTTCTTCTACAAGCAGTTCAAAAAATTCAAGGGCTACACGCCACTGGAGTTTAGGAAAATGTATTGGAGGATTTGA